From Anaerohalosphaera lusitana, one genomic window encodes:
- the guaB gene encoding IMP dehydrogenase, translating to MRGDKIVAEGITFDDVLLIPARSDFVPSEADTSTQLTKNVRINIPMISAAMDTVTESSLAIAIAQEGGIGIIHKNLPVELQQREVAKVKRSENGIIQDPVTLSPADTVSRAKQVMDEQNVSGIPIITENRKLAGILTRRDLRFLTDDSAKIDTVMTKNNLVTASADTDLEQAKELLRRHKVEKLLLVNDKNELAGLITMRDVYRVEQYPLSVRDDRGRLRVGAAVGVKNFDRIEALIEAEADVIVVDTAHGHSENVIETVKWTKKNYDIDVIAGNIATKQAAKDLLEAGADAVKVGIGPGAICTTRVISGVGVPQISAVMDVVEVAKQYGAPVIADGGIRNSGDITKAIASGASSVMLGSLFAGLAESPGQTVIYKGRQFKEYRGMGSLGAMVKGSADRYGQKSDTGKEKLVPEGVEGRVPYKGPLSTFLYQLVGGLRAGMGYCGTRTIPELQDRAQFVKVSAATIHESHPHDIMITKESPNYSAAEYDS from the coding sequence ATGCGTGGCGACAAGATTGTTGCTGAAGGTATAACCTTTGATGACGTCCTGCTGATACCGGCTCGCAGTGACTTTGTGCCAAGCGAAGCCGATACGTCGACACAGCTCACCAAAAACGTCCGGATCAATATCCCAATGATCTCGGCTGCAATGGACACCGTTACCGAGTCCTCCCTCGCCATAGCCATCGCTCAGGAGGGCGGCATCGGTATCATACACAAAAACCTGCCCGTCGAGCTCCAGCAGCGAGAGGTCGCAAAGGTAAAACGCAGCGAGAACGGCATAATACAGGACCCCGTCACCCTCAGCCCCGCAGACACCGTCAGCCGTGCCAAACAGGTCATGGACGAACAGAACGTCTCGGGAATCCCGATCATTACCGAAAACCGCAAACTCGCCGGCATTCTCACCCGCCGCGACCTCAGGTTCCTCACCGACGACTCAGCCAAGATCGACACGGTAATGACAAAGAACAACCTCGTCACCGCCTCAGCCGACACCGATCTGGAACAGGCCAAGGAACTTCTAAGACGCCACAAGGTCGAAAAGCTCCTTCTCGTTAACGACAAGAACGAGCTCGCCGGCCTCATCACCATGCGAGACGTCTACCGCGTCGAGCAGTACCCGCTCTCCGTCCGCGACGATCGCGGTAGGCTCAGAGTCGGTGCAGCCGTAGGCGTCAAGAATTTCGATCGCATCGAAGCACTCATCGAAGCCGAAGCAGACGTCATCGTCGTCGACACCGCCCACGGCCACAGCGAAAACGTAATCGAAACCGTCAAATGGACCAAGAAAAACTATGACATCGACGTCATCGCAGGCAACATCGCCACCAAACAGGCAGCGAAGGACCTGCTCGAAGCCGGCGCAGACGCGGTAAAGGTCGGTATCGGCCCAGGCGCAATATGCACCACACGCGTCATCAGCGGCGTTGGCGTCCCCCAGATATCAGCCGTCATGGACGTTGTCGAAGTCGCCAAACAGTACGGCGCACCCGTCATAGCAGACGGCGGCATCCGAAACAGCGGCGACATCACAAAAGCTATCGCCTCAGGTGCCTCTAGCGTCATGCTCGGCTCACTTTTCGCAGGACTCGCCGAAAGCCCCGGCCAAACCGTTATCTACAAAGGCAGACAGTTCAAGGAATATCGAGGCATGGGCTCGCTCGGCGCAATGGTCAAAGGCTCTGCCGACCGCTACGGCCAAAAGAGCGACACAGGCAAGGAAAAACTCGTCCCCGAGGGCGTCGAAGGACGCGTCCCCTACAAGGGCCCGCTCAGTACCTTCCTATATCAGCTCGTCGGCGGACTCCGTGCAGGCATGGGATACTGCGGCACACGAACCATCCCCGAACTGCAGGACCGCGCACAATTCGTAAAGGTCAGCGCTGCGACCATCCACGAATCGCACCCGCACGATATCATGATAACCAAAGAATCACCGAACTACTCAGCCGCGGAATACGACAGTTGA
- the guaA gene encoding glutamine-hydrolyzing GMP synthase — translation MSRETIAIIDFGSQYGQLIARRVREQKVYSVIYQPDVPAAKLAQLGVKGVILSGGPKSVYAENAPSCDPKIFELGVPVLGICYGMQIGCKILGGDIQPARSREYGRTKLKVVNDQDLFKGVPESTTVWMSHGDQVNELNDDFESLAETPTCPYGAVRHKDGKFFGVQFHPEVTHTPCGNDILQNFIYDICGCAGNWQMSDFVEETIEKVRNQVGDSKVICGLSGGVDSAVTAALLHKAIGDQLVCIFVDNGLLRKNEREGVVQMFSGHFHMDLHVVDWSDQFLDQLAGVTDPQKKRRIIGAEFIAAFKSEADKIENAEFLAQGTLYPDVIESGNKDGNLAANIKLHHNVGGLPEKLGFKLVEPLRDLFKDEVRLVGEYLGLPEDMVWRHPFPGPGLAVRVIGEITRERLAVLREADAIAIEEIKAAGLYRSISQALAVLLPVGTVGVMGDERSYESVIAIRAVETTDFMTADFSHIPFEVLGTISSRIINEVRGVNRVCYDISSKPPATIEWE, via the coding sequence ATGTCACGTGAGACAATCGCCATAATCGATTTCGGCAGCCAGTACGGCCAGCTCATCGCCCGCAGAGTACGGGAACAGAAAGTTTATTCGGTAATCTACCAGCCCGACGTCCCCGCCGCCAAACTTGCACAGCTCGGTGTAAAAGGCGTCATCCTCTCAGGCGGACCAAAAAGCGTCTACGCGGAAAACGCCCCCTCCTGCGATCCCAAAATATTCGAGCTCGGCGTCCCCGTCCTCGGCATCTGCTACGGCATGCAGATAGGCTGTAAGATACTCGGCGGCGACATCCAGCCCGCCAGGAGCCGTGAGTACGGCCGCACCAAACTCAAAGTCGTCAACGATCAGGACCTCTTCAAGGGCGTACCCGAGTCGACCACGGTATGGATGAGTCACGGCGACCAGGTCAACGAGCTCAATGACGATTTCGAGTCGCTCGCCGAAACACCAACATGCCCCTACGGCGCGGTAAGACACAAGGACGGCAAATTCTTCGGCGTTCAGTTCCACCCCGAGGTCACCCACACGCCCTGCGGCAACGACATACTGCAGAATTTCATCTACGACATCTGCGGCTGTGCAGGCAACTGGCAGATGAGCGACTTCGTCGAAGAAACCATCGAAAAGGTCCGCAACCAGGTCGGTGATTCAAAGGTCATCTGCGGCCTCAGCGGCGGCGTCGATTCCGCCGTTACCGCTGCACTGCTGCACAAAGCCATCGGCGATCAGCTTGTTTGTATCTTCGTCGACAACGGCCTTCTCCGCAAGAACGAGCGTGAGGGCGTCGTCCAGATGTTCAGCGGCCACTTCCACATGGACCTGCACGTCGTCGACTGGAGCGACCAGTTCCTCGACCAGCTCGCAGGCGTTACCGACCCGCAGAAAAAACGCAGAATAATCGGCGCAGAATTCATTGCCGCCTTCAAGAGCGAAGCTGACAAGATCGAAAACGCTGAGTTCCTCGCCCAGGGCACCCTCTACCCCGACGTCATCGAGTCCGGCAACAAGGACGGCAACCTCGCAGCAAATATCAAGCTGCACCATAACGTAGGCGGCCTGCCGGAAAAACTCGGATTCAAGCTTGTCGAACCACTTCGCGACCTCTTCAAGGACGAGGTCAGGCTCGTCGGTGAATACCTCGGCCTGCCCGAAGATATGGTCTGGCGCCATCCTTTCCCCGGACCGGGCCTTGCCGTACGCGTCATCGGTGAAATAACCCGCGAAAGACTCGCTGTCCTCCGCGAAGCCGACGCAATAGCTATCGAAGAGATCAAGGCTGCAGGACTCTACAGAAGCATATCACAGGCACTCGCGGTGCTTCTGCCCGTCGGTACCGTAGGCGTCATGGGCGACGAACGCAGCTACGAGAGCGTCATCGCCATCCGTGCCGTCGAAACGACCGACTTCATGACCGCCGATTTCTCGCACATACCTTTCGAGGTGCTGGGAACCATTTCCAGCAGGATCATCAACGAAGTTCGCGGCGTCAATCGTGTCTGCTACGACATATCGTCCAAGCCGCCCGCAACGATAGAATGGGAATAA
- a CDS encoding alginate export family protein, which produces MKFALKILCLVVVAAMLTVPAFAADEKQEAVKTGQQASEQVTQYTGEDIPAPHTHMFYDADWLDKFHNPTEGVELGLDFRFREVYAENYTTLDKDFPAADNYAHYQRYRTRMSGKFNLSPDVDLNTRLVWEFFTWEKPSTRPQSTEFDEVLFDRLNFTFRNAFDMPLTIVVGRQDIILGNGWLVLEGTPADGSRTIHFDAVRATYDLQDEGDKLDLIYVQNYDKENKWLKPFSYNDARHFTQGQDERGAIVYWTNKLGPKAQTEAYYIYKEDRRSPRAAATVPNAEIHTFGGALQDAIDQNWSYRAELAKQFGQKGQTDLNAMAFNGRLKYSFNNECQSAVFMDYEYLSGDRPGTGNDEAFDTLWGDYPQAQRGGDLPIYVWVGESGNLGQMTNFHRLGFGHYFKPHEKWSLETLYNLYWADDNTLAAGATGGGGFPTYGSGRFRGQMFTAYLKYRCCAQLNAHFLVDYFVPGDFYADNSRDHGLFARFNVQYTF; this is translated from the coding sequence ATGAAGTTTGCCTTGAAAATTCTGTGTCTAGTCGTTGTCGCGGCAATGCTCACTGTCCCTGCATTTGCCGCCGACGAAAAACAAGAAGCCGTCAAGACAGGCCAGCAAGCCTCCGAGCAGGTAACCCAGTATACCGGCGAGGACATCCCCGCACCCCATACCCACATGTTCTACGATGCTGACTGGCTCGACAAGTTCCATAACCCAACCGAAGGCGTAGAGCTTGGCCTCGATTTCCGCTTCCGTGAGGTTTACGCTGAAAATTACACAACACTCGATAAAGATTTTCCCGCCGCTGACAACTACGCACATTACCAGCGATATCGTACCCGCATGTCCGGCAAGTTCAACCTTTCGCCGGATGTTGACCTCAACACCCGTCTGGTCTGGGAATTCTTCACCTGGGAAAAACCAAGCACCAGGCCCCAGTCAACCGAATTTGACGAGGTCCTGTTTGACCGCCTGAACTTCACGTTCAGAAACGCCTTCGATATGCCCCTGACCATCGTCGTCGGTCGCCAGGACATCATTCTCGGCAACGGCTGGCTCGTACTCGAAGGCACACCCGCCGACGGTTCCAGAACGATCCACTTCGACGCAGTTCGCGCAACCTACGACCTGCAGGACGAGGGCGACAAGCTCGACCTGATCTACGTTCAGAACTACGACAAAGAAAATAAATGGCTCAAACCATTCAGCTACAACGATGCACGCCACTTCACCCAGGGTCAGGATGAACGCGGCGCGATCGTCTACTGGACCAACAAACTCGGCCCCAAGGCCCAGACCGAAGCATACTACATCTACAAAGAGGACCGTAGGTCTCCCCGAGCAGCAGCAACTGTCCCCAACGCCGAGATCCACACATTCGGCGGTGCCCTCCAGGACGCGATCGACCAGAACTGGTCATACCGTGCTGAACTCGCAAAGCAGTTCGGCCAGAAGGGTCAGACCGACCTCAACGCCATGGCATTCAACGGCCGCCTCAAGTACAGCTTCAACAACGAATGTCAAAGCGCCGTCTTCATGGATTATGAATATCTCTCCGGCGACCGTCCCGGTACCGGCAACGATGAGGCCTTCGACACACTCTGGGGTGACTACCCGCAGGCACAGCGCGGCGGCGACCTCCCAATCTACGTCTGGGTAGGCGAAAGCGGAAACCTCGGCCAGATGACCAATTTCCACCGCCTCGGCTTCGGCCACTACTTCAAGCCCCACGAGAAATGGTCACTCGAAACTCTCTACAACCTCTACTGGGCCGACGACAACACCTTGGCAGCAGGTGCAACCGGTGGCGGCGGTTTCCCGACATACGGCAGCGGCAGGTTCCGCGGCCAGATGTTCACCGCTTACCTCAAGTATCGCTGCTGTGCCCAGCTCAACGCTCACTTCCTGGTTGACTACTTCGTACCGGGCGACTTCTACGCAGACAACAGCCGTGACCACGGCCTGTTCGCAAGATTCAACGTTCAGTACACCTTCTAA
- the hisA gene encoding 1-(5-phosphoribosyl)-5-[(5-phosphoribosylamino)methylideneamino]imidazole-4-carboxamide isomerase, whose amino-acid sequence MYILPAIDLMDGKCVRLIQGDYHKQMVYRDNPVDQAAEFRQAGAQWLHVVDLDGAKIGKSVNADTIAAIVNADLGLKVEVGGGIRDEDSIKRMLNAGVDRVIIGTRAVNDFGWFTQMVEKYPNKLVLGLDARGSKVAIEGWTQEGSHSLLEFAKQAAHMPIAAIIYTDISKDGMMAGPNFERTGELAAAVSVPVIASGGVTTLEDIKKLAPLQVEGAIVGRALYEGTLDLKDAIAAAGR is encoded by the coding sequence ATGTATATTCTGCCTGCAATTGATTTAATGGACGGCAAGTGCGTTCGGCTCATCCAGGGCGACTACCACAAACAGATGGTCTACAGGGACAACCCCGTCGATCAGGCAGCCGAATTCAGGCAGGCCGGCGCCCAATGGCTCCACGTGGTCGACCTCGACGGCGCGAAAATAGGCAAATCCGTCAACGCCGACACCATCGCCGCAATCGTCAACGCCGATCTCGGCCTCAAGGTCGAAGTCGGCGGCGGCATCCGCGACGAAGATTCCATCAAACGTATGCTCAACGCAGGCGTCGACCGCGTCATCATCGGCACCCGAGCAGTAAACGATTTCGGCTGGTTCACCCAGATGGTCGAAAAATACCCCAACAAGCTCGTCCTCGGTCTCGATGCACGCGGCTCGAAGGTCGCCATCGAGGGCTGGACACAGGAAGGCTCACACTCCTTGCTCGAATTCGCAAAGCAGGCCGCCCATATGCCCATCGCGGCCATCATCTACACCGACATCAGCAAGGACGGCATGATGGCCGGACCCAATTTCGAACGCACAGGAGAGCTCGCCGCCGCCGTCAGCGTCCCCGTAATCGCCTCCGGCGGAGTCACGACCCTCGAAGACATCAAAAAACTCGCTCCGCTGCAGGTCGAAGGGGCCATCGTCGGCAGGGCCCTCTACGAAGGTACACTCGATCTCAAAGACGCCATCGCCGCGGCGGGCCGATAA